AGGGCAGGCCCAATTTTTTCTATTGTTCCAATCAACATTCCCCCAGAACCAGTAACTGGATTATGATGTTTACCTCTTTCTTCTACAATTTCATAAATTCTTTCTTTAATTTTTTCTTCATCTCCGTCAGCTTCCTCTTTAATTTGAGTAAAACTTGCAGAATCAATATTTAAAGTCTGGACATCAATTAAAATCTCATTATCATAAATCTCCATATCATTATCTATTTTCCAGGCCGGTTGTGGTAATGAACCCTCTGGTTCAATAACTCTGTGTACTCCATATTTGTTTCCTTTTTTCATAGTTTCTTAAATCCCCTTTCAAACTTTTTTGTAGTTTATTATATTATAATCTATATAATACCTATCTGCAATATATTAATGCATAATTTATACCATAGAAAGCCGCCTGAAATAATCAGGCGGCTTATTTATTATATTAATTTTAAATTTTTACTAAGCTGTCATTTCTTCTTCTCGATCAGCATAACCAGGATCTCCTTCTACATCACCTTCATATAACATACTAAATCCAGTGAAACCGTAAATAATAGAAACAATCGGGGTAATATAACAAAGGAAAGCAAAAGGAATATATTCAACAGTGGGTACTCCTAAAGCCCCAGTCATAAATGCACCTGATAATCCCCAGGGAACAAGTGGAGCTACTAAAGTACCTCCATCCTCAAGTGCACGAGATAAGTTTCGAGGTAAAAGTTTTAATCGTTTATAGGCTGGCATAAGCATTCTACCAGGAATAATAATAGCCATATACTGACTTGCCATAGCAAAATCAGTTATATAACTTGTAGCAACTGTAGTAGCGATAAGTCCACCAGTATTTTTAATAAGTGGCTCAATTTTATTTAAAACAACTTCTAACATATGAGTTTTCTCCATTATACCACCAAATGAGAGGGCAATAAAACCAAGAGAAACCGTCCACATCATGTTCTGTATACCACCACGCGTCAACAACTCATCTACAAATTTAAATCCAGTGTCAGATGTATATCCATAATTCATCGCATTAGTTACATCTGCAAGTGAAGCTCCCTGGAAGATCATTGCAAATATCGCACCTGTAAATGCAGCAATAATAAGACTTGGAATAGCAGGAACTTTCTTAATAGCCATAACTATCACAAGTGCAGGTGGGATTAAAAGCATTGGTCCTATTTGAAAATTATTTGATAAAGTTGCAAGTGTCTGATCAATCTGTGCTGTATTAACAGTACCTTCTCCAAAACGAAG
The sequence above is a segment of the Halanaerobiales bacterium genome. Coding sequences within it:
- the nhaC gene encoding Na+/H+ antiporter NhaC, producing the protein MSNDVKKDVDLEDKKLPSFGGVMFVIIYLVAAMGVSVLWLGIPIHVTLISASLVATIVAMRSGYTWDEIEDAILHGCSIAMAPMLILMIIGAIIGSWIASGTIQTIIYYGLQIMSPGWFLVSAALITAITSVATGSAWTTGGTLGVALIGIGKGLGIPLPIVAGAIVSGSFFGDKMSPLSDSTNLAAAVAEADLFDHIKHMIYTVGPSLLISLIIYFIIGLRFGEGTVNTAQIDQTLATLSNNFQIGPMLLIPPALVIVMAIKKVPAIPSLIIAAFTGAIFAMIFQGASLADVTNAMNYGYTSDTGFKFVDELLTRGGIQNMMWTVSLGFIALSFGGIMEKTHMLEVVLNKIEPLIKNTGGLIATTVATSYITDFAMASQYMAIIIPGRMLMPAYKRLKLLPRNLSRALEDGGTLVAPLVPWGLSGAFMTGALGVPTVEYIPFAFLCYITPIVSIIYGFTGFSMLYEGDVEGDPGYADREEEMTA